Genomic DNA from Mauremys mutica isolate MM-2020 ecotype Southern chromosome 13, ASM2049712v1, whole genome shotgun sequence:
ACTGTGAAAgatccgggggggagggggtgtaacAGGAGccaatgtaagaaaaagccccaaatgttgggactgtccctataaaatcaggcccGCCAGTCACCCTCCCTGGGGACCAGGGCGGAGGGGCCCGGCTGCTGGGAGAGGGTcaggccagcccagggctccgtGTTGCAGAGCAGGTCTGCACCACCCGGCCTAGGCAGCTGCATGGGCCTTTGCACCCACCGCCTCCTCCGCCCCGTGCAgctagcccagccccagggaACACACGCGTGTAACAAGGAGAACACCACGTGCTGTGTGCCAGGGAGCCCAGATGCTGCAGCACAAGCAGCTTGTTTTCCCACTGCAGCCCTTGAGTTCTCTATTCGGTAGCAAGCTCCTGGAGGCAAAGATCCCCCCCACGCTGCCTGGgcagggactagggtgaccagacagcaaatgtgaaaaatcgaggTAGGGGGTAATAGAAGCTTATATAAGAaaccccccaaaatcgggacctatggtcaccctagcagggacTTGCAGGAGAGCTCGGTGtagctgaaagcttgtctctctcccctccaacAAAAGACATAACTTCACCCCACTTGGCTCTGTGGAGCAACGTGCAGATGGGGTGCTGGATAAGTCATCACTTCTGTCTATAAAATCACAGCTCCACAGAGGGGAGCCAGCTCAGCACAAACAGGAAGCAGACTCCAGCtttaatgacagcagcagatagATGCTAGCAGGCTGGCTGTGGCTAAAGCATTGAGGAATATGGCAGCACTACTAAAGAACCTTCTCCCTGAGGAGGCAGGAGTAGCAACTCGAATGTTCTCTTTCCCAGGCCCCAAGAAGTGGGAGAAACTCTCACTCCTTCCCCCATTAGCTCTGTATAAGAAACAGCTCCATATCCCTCTTTCCCAATACAGCTATTTCCCCCCACGGTAACTACCTTTGCATGCGCACAGCAGGTTCTGGCAGCAGCATTTATTACAAATCTGTTTGTACACAGAGGATCTGAAACACGAAGTTCACACAAATAGAAAAGTGCAGCTCTGAAGAGAAGCAGGAAGCAGCCAGTGACTTTGCTTACTGCCAGCCACCACCGACTAAGGGGAATAGCCCAAACAGCTCTCAGGAGGTTTCATCGCAGCTGCTGCACTGCTTTTCCCTGTGGGCAGCATTCTGGTACCTGGGCCAACAAAAGCACAAGCCCCAACATGTCCAGTGGAACACAAAGGAAGGAAAGATAGGGAAACTCCCGTGAGAGTCCATGTTGTGACTGGGCGCCGCTTGGCAGGGAGGGTGAGGGTTCTTATGTTTCATGGGTTCCCTCTGGAGGCTGTGGGTCCCCTTCATGGCGAAGTGTCTCCATATATTTCTGCATCTTTTCAGTCATCCATGCCGGTGGGATAAAAGGTTTTAGTTCCTCCAGCTTCAAATCAAGAGAGCCCCTGGCGAGCAAGTGGGAGATAGGAGTGAGCATGTGGGGAGGGACACAGACACTGTCTAGTCACAGTTTCAGGAAAGCTCAGCACCCACTACTGAGGTAAGATTTTCCAGAGAGCAGGGCTCCCATGAGAAGTCTGATTTTCAGGAGAGTGCAGCATGGTGGGCACACACTGGGTGCTGAGAAGTCTCATCCCGGTCGTGGGTGCTGAGCACAAGATCGTGCTGAGATCATCTGGTAGTGCACAATACTAGGCAGGACCTTGCTCGCTCTCTTGTGCCCTGTGGACATGATGACTCCCCCATGCCCTCCCCCAGTCATTTCTTGTTTTATAAGGGCAGAGGTTTCAGCACAGCTTGCCTCACCTGTAATCATCACTGGCAGCCAGATCCTGAATATCCTCCTCTATGAGGAGGTAGGCCTGCAGCAATTGGGAAACAAGAGATGGTTAGGAGCCATTCTGGTTGAACATACACAGGTTAACAAGATTTTCCACTTGGCTACTGAGAAATGAGATCTGCCGGCATGAAGTAGCGGCGCTAGCTCTGTAAATAGCACCCCTCCCCCAATACCTCAAAGAAACCAGGTCAGGTGTGAGCAGAATTGCTCCTGAGAGTCCAGGGGAAGTGGTTTTCTGCATTTCACGGTTCCACCTTGCTCACTCTTACAAACCCTCACCATCATAACAGTTGCATCAAAGCTGGTGACTTCCTAGGCTGAAGCAACAGCTGCCAAATCTCAACCCCAAGTGACGAGGTGCAAAGAGTGGCCTGCCAGAGGGTGCTCTGAAAGGGGCTGCGGTATGGACGAGCCCATCAGCAAacccaggcccctggaatcccTGTTGCTTACTGCACTGGGTTCTGCTTATTTGCACACTTTAATTCTGAACCAGTTTACTTTATGATTCTCTCTCAGTCCCCATCAAGATCCCAGGCTGTGGCAGGAGCCAGGCCTGGCCACACTCACCATCTTGCCCCCTGTGGCCCTCATGTGCTGCTGTTCTGCCAGCCAGTGCTTGTCTTGAGGATCAGCCGCATACTGCAACAGAGCAGCAAGGTGAGAACATCACAAGCAACATACCATCACCATCATGGGGCAACTTCTGGGTGTGGACACAGAGCCCAGGCCCAGTCCTTCTTTGTGGAAACCCAGGGGGTAACCCCATGTCTCCCAGTAAGAGATCTTCCTATGAATAAGGACTCAGCCCCATGCTGCTTACTCCTCAAAGCAGAGCCTCTTGGGCCAGGCAAATTCATCCCCCCACAGGAAGCAAGTCTAGTGTATGACATTAGctttaatacaattttaaaatctatTGTGAGGTAACATCCACAATGTACTcgagtccctgccccaggagacGACAAGCAACGTCAGCAGGTGTGAGAGGGGACAGAACATATAAGCACAAGTATATATTACACCCCCCCGCACAAGCAAGTCCTGAGCAAACCCCCAAAAAGGAAGCGTTGTGCTGACATTTCTGACCTTAAAGAGATGGGGGTGTTTGATGTAGAGTCGCCCTCTGGTTCCTCCCATTCCGAGAGCCCTGAAACAGGAacatggtgggggaaggggggttaggCCTGTGCACAGGGGCAGCTGAAGTATGATGTATGGAGGCTTCCTTCTGTCCCCAGAGCCCGTGTCCTTCCCACTCTGCTTCAGAGAGCAGAGATATTTAACTAGTCAGAGGAGCACcatgggctccagccccagagacaGTGCCGCtgcccccttcttcccctcaCCCAGAACCACAGGGCACAGAGCCAGCAACCCACAGGGCCATTCCTTACTTGTTTGCTCGAGATCCCAGCACAAAGGTTGTGGACTCAGTCAGCCGGGCTGGATCCCACTACAGAGCGATTGGGAAAGGGGCAGAGATTAGAAACCCAGAAGATCCAGATCCAGCACCCGCACTTTGAGCCTCAGATTTCTGTGGCAAactcctgcaggggccccactGGCTCTGGTGGGGCTGACAAGCTGCAGGCTCGGGGGCTCCATGGAGGGGAAAATACACCTCATACCCTGACTGATCGAACAGGCAGTGGAGTTTCTCTGCCCTTCCCAGTGGAACGTGCTGCTCTGGGACAGATCATCCATAGCCAGGAGGAGTCTACGTCCTCCAAGCTGCTGGGCTGCACTGGGGAGTGCTCACAGGCTGTGGGTATGGAGGCAGGAGACGAGGGCCTCCACCCAGCCCACTGCTCTCCCCTCTTTGTCATTGCAGggaggtggcagagctgggtaaaGCCTGGCCTGGAATCAGCCTCTGTTCCTGTAGGTGGCAAGATGATCCCTGCCAGAGGCAACGGGGAGAAGGGAGGCTGCATGGAGCACTACTGAGCTGAGCCAAGCCCAGTGAAAGGACAGCCAGCTGCACACTGTACCTTTGGTCCCTCCCGGCGCACTGGCTCACAAGATTTGAGCTTCCACCTGATGGGGAAAGAACACATAATAGGCCTGAATTCCCAGAGGGCTCATGCCAAGAAGCCACAGAAGAACTGAAATCAACACTGGATAAAAAGCACTAGGAAAGGGCCTGCCAGGAGCAGACCCTGTCGGGAGGGCTGGTCATCTTGCCAGCCCTACTAGATTTTACTAATCCAAGCTGCCTACAGCCTAAAATGATTCTGCTCTCCTGATTGGGATAtacatcccctccccctctccagaTAGAGCACCCCGAATCTCCCTCCGCCCCCACACACCCATTTCGTTGGTGCTGGATCCTCTTCCGCATCAACCCCTCTCCTCTCCAGAGTCCCACAAGACTCATGGCCCTCTGCTCTCTTGTATTACCCCTGGCTCCTCTGATCCCTGCCTTGAACCTTACCTGACAATACTCAGCTACACATTTCAGGCCCTTCCgtgaccctccccccagcctcactGACCAGGCTCATTTAGCTGAAGAAAAGCTGTGCAGGTCTCACACACAGAAAGGCTTCTCTTGGCCAGGAGGAACCCCCAAGTTGAGCTCCAGACACTCCTCTTCCTTCTTGACTCAGACCTTCCATTTCCCTCCAGAGGCCCTACCCTGAATGCCAAGCTTGGCCATGAGTTTTCCTCTACAtcccccattgctgcaaatctgTCATTGTCACCTGCGCGATTCACTGCCCCTGTGTGCAGCTGCCTTGACTTGCCCACATTCTATGCAGGTCTCCATCTTCTCAGCAGATCTTCATCAACTCTGTTACTGCAATTTCCTTCTCTATGGCTTCTGAGTCCCTGCCCTCCTGTCTCCAGCATATGCACTATGCTGCCGTCTAactggcagggagtggggccatAGCACTCCCATCTATAGGTTCCTCATTCGCTTGTTTGAGCTTGCATTTAAACCCCTTCGTGGCCAGGCTCCAGCCAACCACGTGTGTCTTCACTCCCCTCGCCTGAGCCTCCTGTTTGACCATATGCACAATCTCACCACAGCCAAGAACCTTGTGCCCTGCAGCTCTCGTGTTTGGAACTGCCTCCCTGAAGGGCTTGGACTCAGAGAGAGGATGAGTCAACCTCAGCTGAAAGCATCTTGCCCACTTGGCAATCCATTTGTGTGAGATACACCAGGAGAAAGATAGCTGGGCTGCCCTACCCTTCCTCAGCCAGCCTTGTGTCTCCCCCCTTATCGCCACACTTACATGGCCACACCTGAGGCTCCACGATCATTCAGCAGGCTCTGTCCTGGAGGTCGCCCCTTCCTCTGCAAGAGAGAAATCCCTCATTTGCTCACTCACCTGAGAAGCACACGTGCATTCCCTGCTGGGAAGGCAGCTCTCCCAACCACATGATGAAACTGTTAAGCGCAGCTATAAGAAATGCTGAGACAGGGCAAAAGGAGCCAGCATTGCTGAGCAGAGTGGGAGCCACAGGCTGCCCTGGGGGCTGCCCCCTTCTTAACCCTCTCTCAGCCATAGGGAGGGAGCAGCCAGTGAGGCCTGCACAAGAAATGAGGGCCAAGCTTCCCCATGAGGCAGTGTGTCGGGGTGGAGTCCTTGCATGGTCCTTACCTTTTTGGGAACAGGGCTTCCTCGCCGACTCGATTCCTCTTCCATCTGCCGGGCACGCTGGCAAAGAAATTAGCGATGGGATGAACAcagcccttctccctccccagtcTCTAGCCACCCAGACAACTACTATCTTCTCTACTGCACCTAGAAATGCGTGCCACTCAAGCAGGTGGAACCACCCCATCCTGATCCTTAGAGATGGGCACATGGGGTTGTACCTGCCCAAGGCAGAGACCAGGCCTGGGCCCCTCACTGCTCTGTCCAAGtcctctcctctcccagcctTCACTCTCCTCAACTCCATTTCCTCATCAGAAGGACTGACAGAGAGGCCAGAAATCCACTTACACAGAGGTCTCCTCTGCAGCCAGGTGGCTTTACAAAGGACAGACTGGCTAGGagatccctgctccacccccattaCAGGTTCTGGTTCCATTTCTTGATCATCACTATCAACAGGTAAGAATCGAATACTGCTATGGGCCTCTCCTAGCTTCTGCCAAGCCACTGCTAGAGAAAAAGCAATTAGAAGCCCAACCCCAGACTCCCAGCCCAGGTCCCTGAAGTTCAGCCCTCTGTGATAGCAGCTCTACCTTTGGCACTGGCTGCTCATGGATCAGTCTGGGTATCACCTTCTTGCCATCAGAGAACAGCAGCTTggcctgtggggagagagggaagggttATCTGCCTCCAGGAAGCTGCTGTACTTCAGGCGCCCCAAGAGGACAAGGAAGGAGGCTAGATGTGGGACAGGTTCTCCCCCCAAGAGGCATTCACAGATGGATTTGATTCCTATAATAACTTTTACACGTGGCATATCTGGCTCAGATCACTGGACTAACATGAACGCAGAGTcacaaaggccagaagggatccagctgatcatctagtttgacacTGCCCCGACCCCCCGAACAACACAGGtcagagaacttccctgaattaattcttgtttgaactggagcagatcttccagaaaaacaTACACGtatgatttaaaaatgtccagtgatggagaatccaccatgtcccttGGTATATTGTCACAATAGCTAATTACTCTCATTTTAATAATCTGCaccctatttccagtctgaatttgtctcgcttcaacttccagctgttgGATTGTGTTAGACTTTCATCtgctagaccagaggtgggcaaactatggcctgcgggaccctcctgcccggcccctgagctcctggcacCAGCCCCGCAGCCTCAGCGTGCCGCGTCGCTGGTGCAAGGCTCCGGGCAGCGGGgttgcaagctcctggggcagcgcagctgcagagctgcggcctgccctggtgctctgtgctgcacggtggagtggctggctccagccagggggcgcagctgcagcaccgccagccaccaggcagcgtggtaagggggcagggagcaggtggggttggatagagggcagaggagtttggggtggtggtaaggtggcaggggtgtggataggggtcggggaggTCAGAGGGCGAGGAACGAGGGGGTTTGGATGGgtgcaggggttctggggggtagtcaggaagaagggggggttggatggggcagcagggggcagtcaggggcagggttccgggggcggtcagggagaaggggtggttggatggggcaggggtcccagggaggggcagtcaggaatgagagaaggggttggatggggcggcggggacagtcaggggtgggggttcttcagggagaaggggtggttggatggggcaggggtcccagggaggggcagtcaggaatgagagaaggggttggatggggcggcggggacagtcaggggtgggggttccgggagcggtcagggagaaggggtggttggatggggcaggggtcccagggaggggcagtcaggaatgagagaaggggttggatggggcggcggggacagtcaggggtgggggttccgggggcggtcagggagaaggggtggttggatggggcaggggtcccagggaggggcagtcaggaatgagagaaggggttggatggggcggcggggacagtcaggggtgggggttccgggggcggtcagggagaaggggtggttggatggggcaggggtcccagggaggggcagtcaggaatgagagaaggggttggatggggcggcggggacagtcaggggtgggggttctgggggcggtcagggaacaggggtgtgtagatggggcagaggtcctgggccaggccacacctggctgtttagGGGAGCACAGCCaataaattgagctccttaaaaggcaggttttccaatccctTAATCATTCCCATAGTTCATCTCAGATCCCCCATCTCCAACATCCTTCCTGACGTGTGGACAGCAGAACTGGCCACAGTAGCGGCTGAACCAGTGCCAAAAACAGAGTTCATGTAACCGCTTTACTTGATTTCCCCGTCTTTcttcatccaaggatcacattcatcctcttggccacagcatcaccctGGGAGCTTGTGTTCAGCTCATTATCCACACAGgcccccaagtccttttcagagtcactgcttcccaggctaGAGTCCCCCACGCTGTAAGCCTGGCCCACATTCTTTATTCCTGGATTTATAGGTTTACACTGAACCATATTACATGCATAtggtttgcttgcacccagcttaacAAGTGATCCAGACCGCTCTATCAGTGACCTGCCCTtttcattaaaagcagcaaagaatcctgtggcaccttatagactaactgacgttaaggtgccacaggattctttgctgcttttacagatccagactaacacagctccccCTCTGACCCTTTTCATTAGTTACCACTCCcctatttttgtgtcatctgcagactctATCAATAATGATTTTAGGTTTTTGTTCAGGTCATTGATAACAACATTAAACAGCGTGGGGCCAAGAActaatccctgcgggaccccactaaaagcacacctgcttgatgatgaGTGCCTGTTTACATTAGAGAGTGTCAGGTCCCCCTTTGGAATCCAGTTCATGTGTACCATGTTCATTTTGTAGCATTCTAAATGTACAGGACAAAGTCAAATGCTCTACAGCCACAGTAGTACATATAAGGCACGTTAGTCTCTAAGaggccacaaggactcctcggtttTTTTACTATTCTCTTTATCAACCACACTTGTAACCTCATAAAAAAAATACCAAGTTAGTGtcacaagatctattttccataagtcCACACTGTTTGGCATGATTTAAAGGAGGGTACAATAAAATCGAGCCCTCACTTCAGAGCCCTCAGAAGATTAAGGTATGCTTCAGTGCAGAGAGTGGCTTCTGTTGCCCCGCATAGCATGCCCGTTCTGATGTAACATGTTAGTAAGTGCTCTCCAACTCTCTAGGGTGCAAACTCTGGCTGAGGAAAGGCAAAGCTGATCATTCCCTGGGAGTCTGTAGCTCTTCTCTATTAATGAGCAGAAAATTGTGAAATCCAATTAAGATTTATTTACTTCAAATTTAAGATCAGACACACGCCTCTCCTGGAATGGAGGTGCCCCAACAGATAATTAGAATTAACCAAACCCCAGCATTAGAATAATTTTGCAGATAGGAACTCAGCCAGTTAGCCACCTACACaatgggctcctccctgccacttCCTCATTCTGAGCCGCAAAACCTCAGCCCCTCCAATTAGGttagtcatgcctgactaacataattgccttctatgatgagataaccggctctgtggatgaggggaaagcagtggatgtgctatttctggactttagcaaagcttttgatacagtctcccacagtattcttgccagcaagttaaagaggtatgggctggatgaatggacggtaaggtgagaaaactggctagatggtcgggctcaacgggtagtgatcaatggttccatgtctagttggcagctggtatcaagtggagtgccccaagggtcggtgctggggccggttttattcaatatcttcattaacgatctggaggatggtgtggactgcacccttagcaagtttgcagatgacactaaactgggaggagtggttgatacgctggagggtagggataggatacagagggacctagacaaattagaggattgggccaaaagaaatatgatgaggttcaacaaggacaagtgcagagtcctgcacttaggctggaagaatcccatgcactgctacagactagggaccgaatggctgggcagcagttctgcagaaaaggacctagggg
This window encodes:
- the DNTTIP1 gene encoding deoxynucleotidyltransferase terminal-interacting protein 1, which translates into the protein MGAARDPEQQPGPPGAGGPEEGDGQLSPWNIMIKHRQVQRRGRRSQMTTSFTDPAVSMDLLRAVLQPSINEEIQIVFNKYMKFFQKAAVNVRENVGEEVDPEQLIQETCRSCLEQAKLLFSDGKKVIPRLIHEQPVPKRARQMEEESSRRGSPVPKKRKGRPPGQSLLNDRGASGVAMWKLKSCEPVRREGPKWDPARLTESTTFVLGSRANKALGMGGTRGRLYIKHPHLFKYAADPQDKHWLAEQQHMRATGGKMAYLLIEEDIQDLAASDDYRGSLDLKLEELKPFIPPAWMTEKMQKYMETLRHEGDPQPPEGTHET